In the Paenibacillus sp. FSL H7-0357 genome, one interval contains:
- the glyQ gene encoding glycine--tRNA ligase subunit alpha — protein MNFQQMILTLQQFWAAENCILVQPYDTEKGAGTMNPMTFLRSLGPEPWKVAYVEPSRRPSDGRYGENPNRLYQHHQFQVIIKPSPDNIQELYLESLKALGVDPLLNDIRFVEDNWENPSLGCAGLGWEVWLNGEEVTQFTYFQQVGGIETKPVAVEITYGLERLASNIMKKENVFDLEWVDGMTYGDVFHQPEVEHSTYTFEVSDVKMLFTLFNTYEEEARRAMEHHLVFPAYDYVLKCSHTFNLLDARGAISVTERTGFITRVRNLARTVAATYLEEREKLGFPLLKKEGADLV, from the coding sequence ATGAATTTTCAGCAGATGATTTTGACACTGCAGCAGTTCTGGGCAGCAGAGAATTGTATTCTCGTCCAGCCGTATGATACGGAAAAAGGGGCGGGCACGATGAACCCCATGACGTTTTTGCGTTCGCTTGGACCGGAGCCGTGGAAAGTAGCTTACGTTGAGCCTTCCCGCCGTCCATCGGATGGACGTTATGGCGAGAACCCGAACCGCCTGTACCAGCATCACCAGTTCCAGGTGATCATCAAGCCTTCACCGGACAACATCCAGGAGCTTTATCTGGAAAGCCTGAAGGCGCTTGGCGTAGATCCGCTGCTGAATGATATCCGGTTTGTCGAAGATAACTGGGAGAATCCGTCGCTGGGTTGTGCAGGCCTTGGCTGGGAAGTATGGCTGAACGGCGAAGAGGTTACTCAGTTTACTTACTTCCAGCAAGTCGGAGGAATTGAGACCAAACCGGTTGCTGTTGAGATCACATACGGATTGGAACGGTTGGCTTCCAACATCATGAAGAAAGAAAATGTGTTTGATCTGGAATGGGTGGACGGCATGACCTATGGTGATGTATTCCATCAACCTGAGGTTGAGCACTCGACCTATACATTTGAAGTCTCCGATGTCAAAATGCTGTTCACACTCTTTAATACCTACGAAGAGGAAGCACGCAGAGCTATGGAGCACCATCTGGTGTTTCCGGCTTACGATTATGTGCTGAAATGCTCGCATACCTTCAATCTTCTGGATGCACGCGGAGCGATCAGCGTTACCGAACGCACGGGCTTTATTACGCGGGTGCGGAATCTGGCCCGTACCGTTGCGGCGACATATCTTGAGGAACGCGAGAAGCTTGGCTTCCCGCTGCTGAAGAAAGAAGGTGCTGACCTTGTCTAA
- the recO gene encoding DNA repair protein RecO: MLHRVEGIVIRSMDYGEGNAIITLCTENAGKVGVLVRGAKKVKSRHAALIQLFTVGEFVFFRNNGGLGTLNAGEITQSHHPLRGDLFKAAYASYACELLDRVLHDEETGSFWFRQLSACLNALEDGKEPGVIINVFEMKILQAAGYGPELDACVVCGLDKPDEELRISPRLGGVLCRSCRHNDPPAMEISPRALKLLRLFAALDLTRLGNVDVKEGTRAELKKIMRAFMDMQLGLKLKSQGFLDQLDKYDI, encoded by the coding sequence CACCGAGAACGCCGGCAAAGTAGGCGTTCTGGTGCGCGGCGCCAAGAAGGTCAAAAGCCGCCATGCTGCCCTGATCCAGCTGTTCACTGTAGGGGAATTTGTGTTTTTCCGCAACAACGGGGGACTGGGTACATTAAATGCCGGGGAAATTACACAGTCTCACCATCCGCTGCGCGGGGATTTGTTCAAAGCGGCATATGCTTCATATGCCTGCGAGCTGCTTGACCGTGTGCTGCATGATGAGGAGACGGGAAGCTTTTGGTTCCGCCAGCTTTCAGCCTGCTTGAATGCACTTGAGGACGGCAAGGAACCCGGCGTCATTATAAATGTTTTTGAGATGAAAATACTGCAGGCGGCCGGATATGGTCCGGAGCTGGATGCCTGTGTCGTATGCGGGTTGGACAAACCTGATGAAGAACTCAGAATAAGCCCCCGTCTCGGCGGGGTGCTCTGCCGCAGCTGCAGGCATAATGATCCTCCAGCCATGGAGATTTCTCCGCGGGCGCTGAAGCTGCTGCGTTTATTCGCTGCACTTGATTTAACCCGGCTTGGAAATGTCGACGTGAAGGAAGGCACCCGCGCAGAACTTAAAAAGATTATGCGTGCCTTTATGGACATGCAGCTTGGGCTGAAGCTGAAGTCGCAAGGGTTTCTTGATCAGCTCGACAAATATGATATTTGA